From Bos indicus isolate NIAB-ARS_2022 breed Sahiwal x Tharparkar chromosome 4, NIAB-ARS_B.indTharparkar_mat_pri_1.0, whole genome shotgun sequence, the proteins below share one genomic window:
- the LOC109557779 gene encoding GTPase IMAP family member 4, with the protein MAAQYLREPRTSHGLANSGDSQLRLVLVGKTGAGKSATGNSILREKVFPSSFSAVSITKHCKKGSTTWKGREVVIVDTPGLFDTEVPDSETLKEITRCMVLTSPGPHALLLVIPVGRYTLEDQKATEKILTMFGERAREHMILLFTRKDDLEGMDFHDYLKQAPTAIQELIRKFRDRYCVFNNKATGAEQENQREQLLALVQDVVDKCNGRYYTNSLYQKTEEEIQKQIQVLQEYYRRELERAKAQIKQEFKEEIRKLKDELEQQKQKVEMERQLAETEAHWVSKQQTARDDVLNQNTILEIILNVFRAIYSLFKD; encoded by the exons ATGGCAGCCCAGTACCTCAGAGAACCCAGGACCAGCCACG GGCTTGCAAACTCTGGAGATTCCCAGCTGAGACTTGTCTTAGTGGGTAAGACTGGGGCAGGAAAAAGCGCAACAGGAAACAGCATCCTCAGAGAGAAAGTGTTTCCGTCTAGCTTTTCGGCTGTATCCATCACCAAGCACTGCAAGAAAGGAAGCACCACCTGGAAGGGGAGAGAAGTTGTCATCGTGGACACACCTGGCCTCTTTGACACGGAGGTCCCAGACTCTGAGACTCTCAAGGAGATTACCCGCTGCATGGTGCTGACTTCCCCGGGGCCTCACGCTCTGCTCCTGGTCATCCCAGTGGGCCGTTACACGCTGGAAGACCAGAAAGCCACAGAGAAGATCCTGACAATGTTTGGAGAGAGAGCTAGGGAACACATGATTCTCTTATTCACCCGGAAAGATGACTTAGAAGGCATGGATTTCCATGATTACTTAAAGCAAGCTCCTACAGCCATCCAAGAGCTGATTCGCAAGTTCAGAGATCGCTACTGTGTTTTCAACAACAAGGCCACAGGAGCTGAGCAGGAAAACCAGAGGGAGCAGCTGCTGGCCCTGGTCCAGGATGTGGTGGACAAGTGCAATGGTCGATACTACACGAATAGCCTGTATCAGAAGACCGAGGAGGAGATTCAGAAACAAATCCAAGTGTTACAAGAATATTACAGAAGAGAGCTCGAGAGAGCGAAAGCTCAGATAAAACAGGAgttcaaagaggaaatcagaaagcTGAAGGATGAACTAGAACAGCAAAAGCAGAAGGTGGAAATGGAAAGGCAATTGGCAGAAACGGAGGCTCACTGGGTTTCAAAGCAGCAAACAGCCAGAGATGATGTTTTGAATCAGAATACGATACTTGAAATCATCCTTAATGTGTTCCGGGCTATTTACTCTCTGTTTAAGGATTAA